A genomic region of Rhipicephalus sanguineus isolate Rsan-2018 chromosome 3, BIME_Rsan_1.4, whole genome shotgun sequence contains the following coding sequences:
- the LOC119385724 gene encoding uncharacterized protein LOC119385724, whose product MSYAIVEFTASKEVEIVPTTWVTGSVCVWPHNVKAEKAGKMAKKQHPPQSWWKQYEIAVKGLFVTYEHARKKLNDIQFDSDLASETEMPPLKRRRRPPAVWSDSDGEEEEEDSATSQPGLPPIPNNFSIWYCKMYLPLLFKIIALRT is encoded by the exons ATGAGCTATGCTATTGTGGAGTTCACTGCCTCTAAAGAGGTTGAAATTGTGCCAACTACTTGGGTCACCGGGAGCGTGTGCGTCTGGCCGCATAATGTAAAAGCAGAGAAGGCTGGGAAAATGGCAAAGAAGCAGCATCCACCACAGTCATGGTGGAAGCAGTATGAAATTGCTGTGAAAGGTTTGTTCG TTACCTATGAACATGCCCGGAAAAAGCTAAATGACATTCAGTTCGATTCAGACCTGGCCAGTGAAACTGAAATGCCTCCATTGAAGAGGCGTAGACGGCCACCAGCAGTCTGGAGTGACTCTGAcggtgaagaggaggaggaagactcTGCCACAAGCCAGCCAGGACTGCCACCTATCCCAAATAATTTTTCCATCTGGTATTGTAAAATGTATTTGCCATTACTTTTCAAGATCATTGCATTAAGGACGTAG